One genomic window of Luteitalea pratensis includes the following:
- a CDS encoding lipopolysaccharide biosynthesis protein, with the protein MTRLWWGRSTAAQPAEADSGGSHDFARFSDTSAAKADLKRNAVRGFSQTLALGAAEFALRLAFTAVLARLVSPEQFGLFMVVAAVTAIADQFRDLGLSTATIQRENITHQEVSNLFWINAAAGVLLAVVISALSPLVSLYFREPRLTAVTIALASTFVLSSLSVQHEALLGRQMRLGPKAVMRLVAFTISSGVATAMAMADYGYWSLVWREIVRSALIVAAAWVLCRWVPSRPRAGTDVRALVRFGSGLTATYMLTSLASGLDRFLLGRLQGAAVVGLYRQSYQLVMAPMAQLMGPLYQVSLPSMSMLQDQPDRFRRAYARIVSIVATVSMPLGVLIAICADEITSVVLGPRWSGAGTFIRIFAVGALVQSVFSTMGFVLVSLGRSAELLKLTIVHTAWRVALMSAGAVWGGYGVAVADVASTATAFLPFLHWAMRGSAVSTATFLTALARPFFASVFLAGALALLRAFLPAGAPATSLAASVGLTLLAFPAAVILLPGGRADVKAVSSMVTSLMIRARE; encoded by the coding sequence GTGACACGGCTCTGGTGGGGCCGGTCGACTGCCGCACAGCCTGCCGAAGCCGACAGTGGCGGGTCGCATGATTTTGCCCGGTTCTCCGACACGTCAGCAGCCAAGGCCGATTTGAAGCGGAATGCCGTCCGCGGCTTTAGTCAGACCCTGGCTTTGGGCGCCGCAGAGTTCGCACTCAGGTTGGCATTCACGGCCGTCCTTGCGCGCCTCGTGTCGCCCGAGCAGTTCGGCTTGTTCATGGTAGTGGCCGCCGTGACCGCCATTGCCGACCAGTTCCGGGATCTTGGATTGTCCACTGCGACCATCCAGCGAGAGAACATCACGCACCAGGAAGTTTCGAATTTGTTCTGGATCAACGCCGCCGCAGGTGTCCTCTTGGCGGTCGTGATCAGTGCTCTGTCGCCGCTCGTATCCCTGTACTTCAGGGAGCCTCGCCTGACGGCCGTGACGATCGCATTGGCCTCCACTTTCGTGCTCAGCTCCTTGTCGGTGCAGCACGAAGCACTACTGGGTCGACAGATGCGGCTCGGACCCAAGGCGGTCATGCGTCTCGTCGCCTTCACTATCAGCTCTGGCGTGGCCACTGCAATGGCGATGGCCGACTACGGCTATTGGTCGTTGGTCTGGCGCGAGATCGTCAGAAGCGCACTAATCGTCGCAGCAGCGTGGGTGTTATGCCGGTGGGTGCCAAGCCGGCCCCGGGCAGGCACCGATGTACGAGCGCTGGTTCGGTTCGGTTCAGGTCTCACGGCAACGTACATGCTAACGTCGCTCGCGAGTGGGCTCGACAGATTCCTTCTCGGGCGACTTCAGGGCGCCGCGGTGGTGGGGCTCTATCGGCAATCTTACCAATTGGTGATGGCGCCCATGGCGCAGTTGATGGGCCCGCTGTATCAGGTGTCTCTTCCAAGTATGAGCATGCTGCAGGATCAACCGGACCGCTTCCGCCGCGCGTACGCCAGGATTGTTTCAATCGTGGCGACGGTGAGCATGCCGCTGGGGGTGCTGATCGCCATCTGTGCTGACGAAATCACGTCCGTGGTGCTCGGGCCGCGTTGGAGCGGCGCAGGAACTTTCATCAGGATTTTCGCAGTTGGCGCGCTTGTTCAGTCGGTCTTTTCAACGATGGGATTCGTATTGGTCAGCCTCGGCCGGTCAGCGGAACTGCTGAAGCTGACCATCGTCCACACCGCGTGGCGGGTCGCACTGATGTCGGCCGGTGCCGTCTGGGGTGGCTATGGCGTCGCAGTGGCTGACGTCGCGAGCACGGCCACCGCCTTCCTGCCCTTCCTGCACTGGGCGATGCGAGGCTCCGCGGTATCCACGGCGACGTTCCTCACAGCTCTCGCCAGGCCGTTCTTCGCCAGCGTGTTTCTGGCTGGCGCCCTCGCTCTACTCAGGGCTTTTCTACCGGCAGGGGCACCGGCGACATCGCTCGCAGCATCAGTGGGAC